The following are encoded in a window of Nibricoccus aquaticus genomic DNA:
- a CDS encoding RrF2 family transcriptional regulator: protein MKLSVKVDYACRVLAQLARLHGGDDLAHIEGLAKVEAVPANYLVQILSELRNGGLITSRRGKQGGYALARAPEKITLLDIVKVIEGELLELTPVGAGQSAKRVNQIWREVRDVFEKKAASYTLDKLAVKSGEEMYYI from the coding sequence GTGAAGCTCTCCGTGAAAGTCGATTATGCGTGTCGTGTTCTTGCCCAGCTCGCCCGCCTGCATGGCGGGGACGATCTCGCGCACATCGAGGGGCTGGCGAAGGTGGAGGCGGTGCCGGCGAATTATCTGGTGCAGATTTTGAGCGAGCTGCGGAACGGCGGGTTGATCACGAGCCGGCGCGGGAAGCAGGGCGGGTATGCGCTGGCGCGGGCGCCGGAGAAGATCACGCTGCTGGATATCGTGAAGGTGATCGAAGGGGAGTTGCTGGAGTTGACACCGGTCGGAGCGGGGCAGTCGGCAAAGCGGGTGAACCAGATCTGGCGCGAGGTGCGCGATGTTTTTGAGAAGAAGGCGGCGAGCTACACGCTCGACAAACTCGCGGTGAAGAGCGGCGAGGAGATGTATTATATCTGA
- a CDS encoding zinc ribbon domain-containing protein, producing the protein MRHPALDSLLILQDRDSKRLGLEAQLKAVPGEIAAVEKKIATEKAAIETARTEVKELETKKKLLETEIGLAEQKLAKYKTQQSLVRKNDEYQALGHEIETTEKAVSALEEQELGIMYTIDEAKKRFAEAEGVLKQNISGHEARIKAHKEREVSLTAELTEAKAAMAQARGPVGEPALRIYDRIAVRQQPVLVALRGNKCGGCHLKVSSEVEGDARKGEKLATCDQCGRMVWFDY; encoded by the coding sequence ATGCGTCATCCCGCTCTCGATTCGCTTCTCATCCTCCAAGATCGCGACAGCAAACGGCTGGGACTCGAGGCGCAGTTAAAGGCGGTACCGGGAGAGATCGCGGCGGTTGAGAAGAAGATCGCGACGGAGAAGGCGGCGATCGAGACGGCCCGCACGGAAGTGAAGGAGCTGGAGACGAAAAAGAAGCTGCTCGAGACCGAGATCGGTTTGGCGGAGCAGAAGCTGGCGAAGTACAAGACGCAGCAATCGCTCGTGCGGAAGAACGACGAGTATCAGGCGCTTGGGCACGAAATCGAAACGACGGAGAAGGCGGTGAGCGCGCTTGAGGAGCAGGAGCTCGGGATCATGTACACGATCGACGAGGCGAAGAAGCGGTTCGCGGAGGCCGAGGGAGTTTTGAAGCAGAATATCTCCGGGCATGAGGCGCGGATCAAAGCGCACAAGGAGCGCGAGGTGAGTCTCACGGCGGAGTTGACCGAGGCGAAGGCGGCGATGGCCCAGGCGCGCGGGCCGGTGGGTGAGCCGGCGTTGAGAATTTATGACCGGATCGCGGTGCGGCAGCAGCCGGTGCTGGTGGCTCTGCGCGGCAACAAGTGCGGCGGATGCCATCTGAAGGTTTCGAGTGAAGTGGAGGGTGATGCGCGCAAGGGCGAGAAGCTGGCCACGTGCGATCAATGCGGGCGGATGGTGTGGTTTGATTATTGA
- a CDS encoding REP-associated tyrosine transposase, whose protein sequence is MEGFPIRKTLPHAVPSWVEEGALFFITVCCAERGRPQLTKPEVAERVLDALRHYHTAGDWWCRLVVLMPDHLHAILAFPGEQRMGAVIRKFKIYTAGQTGVGWQRGYFDHRLRNENEHALKSYYVRENPVRAGLVGRAEDWPYRWEA, encoded by the coding sequence ATGGAGGGATTTCCGATTCGGAAAACGTTGCCGCATGCCGTGCCATCTTGGGTCGAGGAGGGCGCGCTATTTTTTATTACGGTGTGCTGCGCTGAGCGTGGGAGGCCACAGCTCACAAAACCCGAAGTGGCTGAGCGGGTGCTGGACGCATTGCGGCACTATCATACGGCAGGCGATTGGTGGTGCCGGTTGGTTGTCCTGATGCCGGATCATCTGCACGCGATTCTGGCGTTTCCGGGTGAACAACGCATGGGCGCGGTAATCAGGAAGTTCAAAATCTACACTGCCGGTCAGACGGGTGTTGGCTGGCAGCGTGGATATTTTGATCATCGGCTGCGTAACGAAAACGAGCACGCGCTGAAGTCGTATTATGTGCGGGAAAATCCGGTGCGTGCGGGACTCGTCGGTCGCGCGGAGGACTGGCCGTATCGGTGGGAAGCGTGA
- a CDS encoding copper-binding protein, whose amino-acid sequence MKPLRFSAFLATLALVTACSRESCCDTCECTSTDTQTSKSANTPSTSTASPDISSATSDNTKQPSRKFPLKGVVTELLPDQSALMVKHEAIPGVMKAMTMMFTVDPAVITTVKKGDAITALMSRTADGDWHLNDVKVVSPATP is encoded by the coding sequence ATGAAACCGCTGCGCTTCTCCGCCTTCCTCGCCACGCTCGCACTCGTCACCGCCTGCTCCCGCGAATCCTGCTGCGACACCTGCGAATGCACCTCAACCGACACCCAGACGTCGAAGTCCGCCAACACACCAAGCACCAGCACCGCGTCTCCCGACATCTCGTCCGCGACTTCCGACAACACCAAACAACCCTCCCGCAAATTCCCGCTCAAAGGCGTCGTCACCGAACTCCTCCCTGATCAATCCGCCCTCATGGTGAAACACGAAGCCATCCCCGGCGTGATGAAAGCCATGACGATGATGTTCACCGTGGATCCCGCCGTCATCACGACCGTGAAAAAAGGCGACGCCATCACCGCCCTCATGTCCCGCACCGCCGACGGCGACTGGCACCTCAACGACGTGAAAGTCGTCTCACCCGCCACACCATAA